GAACACCTTATATACCGGAGGCTACTTGTTCATAcctctttttgttccttttttttcttcataaacgATTATAAGAGCAACTGGAGTTTGAAAAAAGGTCTTTGGTCAGAGCCGGGCCTAATGCACCGCACCCTCTAAACCTCCTCAGGACCGGCCCCGTGCATTCAGTGCATGGTAACAAAACTGTAACAATTTTGATATAATTCCATTACTGGtgaatagtctttttgacttcaACGGAATCATACTAGCACATCCCTGTTTTCCCTCTTCTTCTACAATGAGGTAGGTAcccacaaacaaaatcaaaagataaaaGCGGAAAAATCTGACTTGGTTTGTATACCAAGAAAGGTAAAAGCGGCTATACCACTTGTGAGGGGGTAAGCAGTTATTGCACCATAGTTTCTGGTGGATTCACAGTCACACTATGATGTTTGACGTTTGATTAAGAACCTCCCGGAGTTTAGAGTACCAATTCCAAGTTCTAACATCAATTTTATTCAAATCAAGCGGCTATACCATTTGTATTATgatgtttgatgtttttgttattcacaAAATTAGTTAGTCAATGCCTTTAgtaatttccaaaaataattacactttctaataaataaaaatataaaagttCTTAATAAATTGATATTTACGTATTTATAAAATCCATATTTTCTTTATTCTAATAGAATCTGCAAATTCCACCCATGTATTGGGGGCGTGGGGAAATGTTTTCCGGTGTTATTCATTTTTGCATACGTGGAAGTGGACGTAGATAATAGCACACATATTCCTACCTCCTAATCAAATCCATTAATTAGTTAAAACTTTGGCGTGTTCTACTTGTTGTTAAGTAAAAGTATAATCAGCATTGAATATCGGGTAATTAGGTAGCAAAAATAAAGTATATTGCACAAATGTCCGCATGTTTTCTTCATCCCGAATAAATGCGGTGCATACGCGTACGGGGCTGCTTGTTTTGACTTGTTTTCACGTGTGTTGTTGTTAATAAGACACAGTTACAAAAGATGATCGTGGTGGTGCTGGGCTGGTAGAACATGACACACTTTACAGCCCCACGGTAGAAGAAATAAAGGAGTTATGAGCCTGAGTAGTAGACCCCATCAGGCCATCATCAATCAACAAAAATTATGATCAGATTATATATACCACGCCCTCGGGATGCAGCAGCATTGCTCAGAATGTTATCTGCACTTAACTAGGACGACGCTGCAAAAACAGTCTCGGCTTTTCCGGTTAGCTTAAAGCTGCAATTTCAGTCAGTATACTGaccaattttcttttcattctctcCGGAGCAAGAAAgaaacggagaagaagaagaagaaggaggaggtatttttttttatttgtgttcGTTTTCCATGGAAAGATTTGTTATTGTAGTTTTCGTTTTGGCGAAGATAAATTCCATATGAAGATGTGGTGTGCAAGTGAGGTTTTGTTCGTTAAATTACTTCCTGCTACTGCTATTAATGGAAGTAATGTAACTTGATTTGTGGATGTTTTCTAAAGTGGTGTTGGTTTCCGAAATCTCTATACTAAGTAATATGTTGAGAGAATCATGATTTTCTTTCTGTAATTTCATGATTGTGTTGAATTCTGATTTTATTGTTGGTTTCTGAATCTCTCTACTTAACCATTGTCATCTTGATTTTTTAGGTAGATGTATTTTTTAAGCTcttctacttattttttttttgtttttttttttctcagtgGAAACTAATAAACCGCCATTTTCATATACTTTGAGCAATTGAAGCTGAATTCAGTCCTAATTAGTGAAGATGAAGTTTGGCAAGGAGCATTTGTCACAAATGTTACCTGAGTGGAAGGAAGCTTACTTAGACTACAGATATCTCAAAACATTGTTGAAAGACATACTCAGGTTCAAACACAAACAGGAGAAAGAAGGAACACAGAAGAAATCATTGGTTCGAGATTTGACATTGTACAGGTCCTTCAGCGGGTTACACAAACGAAAGAGTCATGATTTCATAAATGGAGGAGATATTGAAGATCAATTTATAATGGTCAAGGAAGTCAAAGGAGCAAACTCGAATGTCAAATACGAGACCAAGTTCATTATACCCTCTGAAGATGCAACTGACCAAGAAGTGGTTTTCTTCAATACACTTGACTATGAATTCagtaaggttgataagttctacaAGGACAAGGTCGAAGAGGTTATGAACGAAGTCGCTTTGCTTAACAAACAAATGGATGCTCTAATTGCGCTGCGGATCAAGGTCGAAAATCCGAATCTTGATATGTCTGGTGCAGTGAGAGAGCTCGTGGCTGATGTTGCTAACTTGGCTACTTCAACTGTGTCTAACCCAAGCACCCCAAGAATGCCAAGTAAGTGTCATCGGAGCATCAATAGAATTGATGCGGCTGTTTTACTGCAATAACGGGGTACAACTATGGAATCTATTACTTAGCTATCTGCAATTGTTTGTAATATTCTTGCTAGTTGCAAAGTTAAAACATTCATATAATTCTAAAATTGCAGGAAAAGAGCAAATGTTTGTAATACAAGAAACGGCGATAGCAGACGAAGAAGATTCTGAGGGCTCCATTGGAGGTGTGGATGTTGATAAAAGTAATGGTGGCAATAACAACTTTAAACCAGCTCACCTGGAAATTCTTGAACATGTTAAGATCAACAATGAACCAGAAACGCCAAAGTCAACTATAAAAGCCATGCTTCTCAAGGATTCCAAAGATAAGAAGTTGCAATTTAACAGGAAGCAGTTGAAAAAGGTAGAAGAGCAGCTAaagcaggtttttattgaattcCACTGGAAGCTTCGTCAACTAAAACGTTATAGGTACATAACAAGCAGTAAATTGGCTTTCAGAATTTATCTGCATATAACTTTATTTTACCTAATATATTATTTTTACTGCTTGATGCACCAGCTTTATGAATCTGTTGGCACTGTCGAAAGTGATGAAGAAATATGACAAGGTCATTACCTTTGATCATATCAATGCTTTCAAAGGATTTTTACCGTCTTGTTGAGGCTTGTGTTTTACTTTTAATATTGCCTGCTTTCCCTGTATACTAAATAAATTTGATTAGATTTTGATGAAGGATATGTTTGTATCTTTTTGCGTCGAATTGATGTAGATAACGTTGAGGGGTGCATCAAAATCATACCTACGGGCAGTGGACAACTCTTACATTGGCAGCTCTGATGAGGTTCGTTTAAATGTGCTCATTAATCGACGATAAGCAGCGCAATTTGGCCAGTCTTAAATGTTTTATCAAGGAAATCCCTCTAAAAAATGGAAAATCTACTAAATACAAAAAATTTGAGCTCAAATTTTTATGTTAGAATTATTTTCCGTGCTGCATATGTTTACCAAATTTCATCTTTACTTTGTTTATCTGGAAACATACTCTTAAATTTTGCACTCATGTTGTATACAATGTGACTGTAACAACTTATTTTAATACATAAATATTGCTTCATTCTCTGTTTATTGAGTCTTcttatatatgtatttgtagcacAAAAGCTGTTCATGGCTGCAGTTCGTATCACACGTCACCTTGACAGAACTCTAAGCTTTGTCCCATTTGATTTAGCTGTTTGGCAGATCTCAGTTCTATATGGTTTAAAACTGTCACAATTTCAGTTTGTGTAATGATTCTGTGTTCAGTATCTTATGTGCTAGTGTCACATCACAGATTTCTACTATCTTGGAGAGAGTGGAGGCCACCTTTGTCAAGCACTTCTGTAACTCAAACCGCCGAAAAGGCATGAAATCCTTGAGGCCAACAATGAAAAAAGGAAAGCACAAAACAACATTCTTATTAGGTAACTTCCGTCTCTTTAAGGATAAAATAAAGAATATTGTTTTATTTCTGTCTTAACTAATGTACTTTATTCTTCAGGATATTTTGCTGGCTGTACGACAGCTCTGTTAGTGGCTCTTGTTTTGGTTGTAAATGTGAGGAAGCTCGTGATTAAGGAAGGAAGCACTCAGTACATGGAAAACATATTTCCACTTTATAGGCAAGTGAAGATACCAGTGACTTTCATCTCTCTCTTTCTTCTCCAATTATTTTAAGTATTCAGTTTAGGCTGTATCATCGCTTACTGTATAAGCACGTTTCCTTGTTTAAAtgaattttttcattttgtttcagtTTATTTGCATATATCATCCTGCATATGCTCATGTACGCCGTGAACATATACTTTTGGAGATGTTACCGAGTCAACTATCCGTTTATATTCGGTTTCAAGCAAGGGAGTGAGTTGGGATACCGAGAAGTTTTTCTTCTCAGTGCTGGTCTGACACTACTTTCACTAGCTGGTGTCCTTGCGAACCTGGACATGGAGATGGATCCAGCCACTCAAAGCTATCAGACAATCACCGAGTTAGTTCCTTTGGGATTAGTTACTGTAAGATTTTCAAAGCAGAAGACTCCTCTCAAAAGCGAGAACTGGCTAGGGATTTGAAATACATAACAGAACCACTAACCATGTATTTATGTTTTGTTTGCAGCTCGTACTTGCCATAGCATTTTGCCCCTTCAACATTATATATCGTTCTGGTCGTTTTTTCTTTATCAAATCAATATGGCGCTGTATTTGTGCTCCTTTCTACAAGGTACATAATTCATTAAACAAAAACTGCAGATTAAACCGATAGCTGAGATTGTTTATAGTTTTATAATTTCTGCTTTCTCAGGTTACGCTCATTGACTTTTTCTTGGCAGACCAACTTACTAGCCAGGTATTTATCATGCAAATCTTTGTTGTTTGATTACAAAATAACAAAATATTGCATTTCCTTCACAAAAATTAACTGGTGTGTAACAATTTCATTTCAGGTCCAGGCCTTCAGGAGTCTTGAGTTCTATATTTGCTACTATGTGTGGGGAGACTTTAGAAAGAGGCATAACAGTTGCCGCCAGAGTGCCGTCTACAATTCTTTCTATTTCATTGTAGCAGTTCTCCCATACTGGTCTCGGTTGCTCCAGGTATTGTATTACCATGATCTCATCTTGTGCTGTACTTTTCTTGACATATATTCAAGTGTATTCTTAATAGAAATTTAGGCTAAAGGGACCATATGCATAGATGACCACCACATTGGCACCAAACCTTTTAAATGTCTTTTTCAGAAAAACAAGTTTTTAGGGGCTTGTTGCAATTCCAACTGTTTGTCTATCTTTAGTATGAAaatagaagtaacaaaatcatacTGTACTATGATGTGAACTCAATTTTGCATGGTCTTTTATGACGCAAACCTTACAAAACTATGTTGCTTGCTTTCACATCAATCTTGTGTCTCTCTACGTGCATTTTTTGGGTTCGACCCCAGGTCTCCATCAAACTATTAACCCTGTTAGTATGTGATTTTGTTATAGTGTCTCCGTCGATGGGTTGAAGAGAAAGATGTGTCTCAGGTATACAACGGTCTAAAATACCTCTTGACAATAATTGCAGTCCTAATGAGGACAGGGTTCGATTTAGAGAAGGGAACGAGTTGGAGAGCTGTAGCTATAATTAGCTCTGCCATTGCTGCAATCATGAGTACTTATTGGGACATCGTCAAGGATTGGGGGCTTCTTCAACGGCATTCAAAGAACCCTTGGTTGAGAGACAAACTTCTCATATCACACACTAGTGTCTACTTCATAGCGATGGTATGTATGTTATAATCCTATCATTAATCAAGACACGACATTGTATTAAGTtcgggattctcaaatccgcagaATTTTCTTTATGACAATGCAGGTGCTTAATGTTATTCTAAGACTTGCCTGGCTGCAATCTGTTGTGAACTTCCATGTGACATTCTTGCATCGAACAGCCTTAACCACCATAGTAGCATGTCTAGAGATTCTCCGTCGAGGGATGTGGAATTTCTTCAGGTATGTTGCCATTGTCTTATTGACCACGTAACACTGAACCACGGAATGAGAATATGGGTTGATGTGGTCCATATATTTTGCATTTCTTAAATGAGCCACAAATTATGAGATTACTTGACATGGCACGAGGACATCAGGTGCCAGATCAATGCCATGTGACCTGATAAAATGTTCCACATAAACAGCATCTTATTTTTTTCAGTACATTTATTACTTCTAGATTAACATTTCACTAAGCGGCTAACTGGGTACTGTGAATGAATCAGGTTGGAGAACGAGCACTTGAACAATGTCGGGAAGTTTCGTGCATTCAAGTCAGTCCCTCTCCCTTTTAGTTACTATGATGAAGATAATAGCAAGGATGACTAGAAAGTTAACAGATAAAACGTTACAACGCATGAAAGCCCAGGAGACAACTGAATGACACCCCCAGCTTTTCACATTATAGGGGACTTATGTATCTATCATTCAGCAAACCTAGAT
Above is a genomic segment from Papaver somniferum cultivar HN1 chromosome 10, ASM357369v1, whole genome shotgun sequence containing:
- the LOC113319362 gene encoding phosphate transporter PHO1 homolog 8-like gives rise to the protein MKFGKEHLSQMLPEWKEAYLDYRYLKTLLKDILRFKHKQEKEGTQKKSLVRDLTLYRSFSGLHKRKSHDFINGGDIEDQFIMVKEVKGANSNVKYETKFIIPSEDATDQEVVFFNTLDYEFSKVDKFYKDKVEEVMNEVALLNKQMDALIALRIKVENPNLDMSGAVRELVADVANLATSTVSNPSTPRMPRKEQMFVIQETAIADEEDSEGSIGGVDVDKSNGGNNNFKPAHLEILEHVKINNEPETPKSTIKAMLLKDSKDKKLQFNRKQLKKVEEQLKQVFIEFHWKLRQLKRYSFMNLLALSKVMKKYDKITLRGASKSYLRAVDNSYIGSSDEISTILERVEATFVKHFCNSNRRKGMKSLRPTMKKGKHKTTFLLGYFAGCTTALLVALVLVVNVRKLVIKEGSTQYMENIFPLYSLFAYIILHMLMYAVNIYFWRCYRVNYPFIFGFKQGSELGYREVFLLSAGLTLLSLAGVLANLDMEMDPATQSYQTITELVPLGLVTLVLAIAFCPFNIIYRSGRFFFIKSIWRCICAPFYKVTLIDFFLADQLTSQVQAFRSLEFYICYYVWGDFRKRHNSCRQSAVYNSFYFIVAVLPYWSRLLQCLRRWVEEKDVSQVYNGLKYLLTIIAVLMRTGFDLEKGTSWRAVAIISSAIAAIMSTYWDIVKDWGLLQRHSKNPWLRDKLLISHTSVYFIAMVLNVILRLAWLQSVVNFHVTFLHRTALTTIVACLEILRRGMWNFFRLENEHLNNVGKFRAFKSVPLPFSYYDEDNSKDD